In the genome of Epinephelus moara isolate mb chromosome 14, YSFRI_EMoa_1.0, whole genome shotgun sequence, the window CTCAAACACCTGTCCTGGACCATGATCACATACAAGATGCTGTCACATGACTTCTTCAGCCCCGCCCACCTCacaggtaaaacacacacacacacacacacacacacacacacacacacacaggtaaacacacacaaacatagNNNNNNNNNNNNNNNNNNNNNNNNNNNNNNNNNNNNNNNNNNNNNNNNNNNNNNNNNNNNNNNNNNNNNNNNNNNNNNNNNNNNNNNNNNNNNNNNNNNNNNNNNNNNNNNNNNNNNNNNNNNNNNNNNNNNNNNNNNNNNNNNNNNNNNNNNNNNNNNNNNNNNNNNNNNNNNNNNNNNNNNNNNNNNNNNNNNNNNNNNNNNNNNNNNNNNNNNNNNNNNNNNNNNNNNNNNNNNNNNNNNNNNNNNNNNNNNNNNNNNNNNNNNNNNNNNNNNNNNNNNNNNNNNNNNNNNNNNNNNNNNNNNNNNNNNNNNNNNNNNNNNNNNNNNNNNNNNNNNNNNNNNNNNNNNNNNNNNNNNNNNNNNNNNNNNNNNNNNNNNNNNNNNNNNNNNNNNNNNNNNNNNNNNNNNNNNNNNNNNNNNNNNNNNNNNNNNNNNNNNNNNNNNNNNNNNNNNNNNNNNNNNNNNNNNNNNNNNNNNNNNNNNNNNNNNNNNNNNNNNNNNNNNNNNNNNNNNNNNNNNNNNNNNNNNNNNNNNNNNNNNNNNNNNNNNNNNNNNNNNNNNNNNNNNNNNNNNNNNNNNNNNNNNNNNNNNNNNNNNNNNNNNNNNNNNNNNNNNNNNNNNNNNNNNNNNNNNNNNNNNNNNNNNNNNNNNNNNNNNNNNNNNNNNNNNNNNNNNNNNNNNNNNNNNNNNNNNNNNNNNNNNNNNNNNNNNNNNNNNNNNNNNNNNNNNNNNNNNNNNNNNNNNNNNNNNNNNNNNNNNNNNNNNNNNNNNNNNNNNNNNNNNNNNNNNNNNNNNNNNNNNNNNNNNNNNNNNNNNNNNNNNNNNNNNNNNNNNNNNNNNNNNNNNNNNNNNNNNNNNNNNNNNNNNNNNNNNNNNNNNNNNNNNNNNNNNNNNNNNNNNNNNNNNNNNNNNNNNNNNNNNNNNNNNNNNNNNNNNNNNNNNNNNNNNNNNNNNNNNNNNNNNNNNNNNNNNNNNNNNNNNNNNNNNNNNNNNNNNNNNNNNNNNNNNNNNNNNNNNNNNNNNNNNNNNNNNNNNNNNNNNNNNNNNNNNNNNNNNNNNNNNNNNNNNNNNNNNNNNNNNNNNNNNNNNNNNNNNNNNNNNNNNNNNNNNNNNNNNNNNNNNNNNNNNNNNNNNNNNNNNNNNNNNNNNNNNNNNNNNNNNNNNNNNNNNNNNNNNNNNNNNNNNNNNNNNNNNNNNNNNNNNNNNNNNNNNNNNNNNNNNNNNNNNNNNNNNNNNNNNNNNNNNNNNNNNNNNNNNNNNNNNNNNNNNNNNNNNNNNNNNNNNNNNNNNNNNNNNNNNNNNNNNNNNNNNNNNNNNNNNNNNNNNNNNNNNNNNNNNNNNNNNNNNNNNNNNNNNNNNNNNNNNNNNNNNNNNNNNNNNNNNNNNNNNNNNNNNNNNNNNNNNNNNNNNNNNNNNNNNNNNNNNNNNNNNNNNNNNNNNNNNNNNNNNNNNNNNNNNNNNNNNNNNNNNNNNNNNNNNNNNNNNNNNNNNNNNNNNNNNNNNNNNNNNNNNNNNNNNNNNNNNNNNNNNNNNNNNNNNNNNNNNNNNNNNNNNNNNNggtcggccagtctggtcccgttggtcagtgtttacttattcaagtaacactggcggtccctgagagtgagtgacctgacatggtgcgttggtaaattcagtctgacgctctacactaaaatgagagccctgttggtggaagaaacggagcattatatttctacatgaattaactgTAACGGTTAAGAACagttgtgtcagagtgcgctccgacactcagaatgagtatttctgaacgcaccacttgcatcatcttcctccactgtcgAAAACAAGCCAACGGAACTTGCTacctaatgtctgtggagaactgttttgcctccagctaagccccacccaccaaaaaCGTCATGGTGTTTACTAACAATAAATGGTCTGTAACATGTAACATATGATAATGAATGTCGACGGGTATGTTGTGTCTGTCTTTCAGACGGTGGTGGCGCTCTGCAGCTGTCTGACCTCCAGCTGTTAAACTATGACGCAGTGGTGACGCAGGAAGTTCTGCAGCCTTTGTCCCGCCTCCGCAGCCTGTCAGTCTTCCACCTGTATTCCGTACCGGGACCCACCTGTCACCTGCAAACATGGCTGACGTCACTGCCGCAGCTCCGCAGCCTCAGCGTGCACGGTGAGTCCCaattttacttcctgtcagactGTCACTAAAGATTTGATTAAAGAAGACGAACGATAGAATGTGGAGGGAAAACAACACATCTGTCTCATCAGCTTTATTTTACACTCTCACTTCAACTGCTTTCACCTGCAACATGTCAGTTTTCTGCTTAAATCTCTTCAACAAAGTGATGTCATGATGACCTCACTCTGTCTGTCCAATAGGAGGCCATCCTCTAGCGGCGTACGCTGACTTCCTGCCATCCTCCCTCCTCAGTCTGACTCTCTGTGTGGATCTACAGCCTGAAGACCTGCAGGTGGTCTCACAGAGAGCGCCTCACCTGGAACACCTGCACCTGGAGCCCTGGAGCTCCTCCGCCAGCCTGGTCAGACTCCTCCCACAGTTGTTCCCCCAGCTGAGGACGCTCCGAATCAGGTGAGTCACTGACACATCGTGACGTCTGACCTGAAAAACGTTTTCAGAGAATGTGTCCAACTGTGACGACTGGACAGCTCTGTCTTTGAGAAATTACCTCTGAAATCTGAATCTTGTTGGAAGCAGCTTAAAACAAGGAGACCCCCAATAACCAATAACCAAGGGCTGCTAAgaagtcccttcttcatgctgcctttgcatttttacataaaaccaaacaacgCCGGCATTGTGcagctccagtgtgtgagattttagacagcatgccggcatcGCAGAACCAAAAAAGGGCGTGTTGGGTGTGATATGTAACGtaacaacaatcatttaccgtgcCTGTTATCTGGCGGcagatctcgtcctctgctctgagggtGAAAACTCCCAGACCtctttgttttcccaatttgagTACATTTGTGGCCGCTGTTCTTTTTCTCTGACTTAGgcgctaactgctatcagctactttttaaatctcccatggTGGGTTGTACATATAACATGTCAccaaaacgtcacacctgtgcCACCCATGAGCCCAAGGAGCAGAGAACATAAAGCTTTCTTTCCATCTTATTAAATGAACAAATGCCAGTGACTCAGCCTGAGAAATGTCAGAGATAGCTCACCAGCCCTGGAATAAACTGTATAGATATCAGTTAGGGCTTCACGATTTGTATCACATCTCAGTGCACTTTGATATGCAGTATCTAACATGCAAAAATGTGCAGATGCATGTACAACAAATCACCATAATCCAGCACTGGTAAAAACGTAGCAGCAACCAGTGTTTTTCTGGCCCCAAGGAGacacaggacttgtttctgaaataaaattAGTAGTGATCAGGAAGAGCTCAGACTAACTGAAGTTCAGTCCAAATTGGCGGGAAGTTGATTTTTTGGAGAAACtgagttaaaatgttaaatttgaTTGAAATGAAAGTGTGTTGTCGAGCTTTGATCAGGCCCGACCTGAGCCTGAACCAAAGCAGCCCAATTAAAAACCTTAATTTTCAttgtagaaaacaaaaacaaaaaaaaggaaagaaaaaaacatttattacaagctCTTCCTTCTGTTATATCAAGAGTCTGTCATCGGTTCTGCGTCTCATCGCCAACAGGTTCATCAAAGTCGGCTGCACCTCTTGGTGCGTCTCTGTCTTCAggggtgcacattaataatcctgcaggactgtaacatgctcacgtttaacccaaacaatgtgtcatgtgactgcagttggttcagatccaggtcggaacacgttctcaccacaaacgaaccgcaccagagttcctttgtcaccggactgagaccacctcttcaagaaggtcttagtccgattgttttggtgcacacctgttggtgtgtgattgctgtgttcacacctgcccaaacgaacctcactgagggggcaaatgaacttgagtttgattgaaccgaaccaaacagggcaggtgtgaaaataCTAAATGACAAAAACTGACCGAAAACAAAAAAGGCTGCTCACATCCATGGTCTGTTTTCCATAGCAACCTGCTGGTCTCCATAGAAACCTGCTGTTTGTTGAGtttcctgttttaatgtttcagaCATCATCACCTGTCAGACAGTGACTTCCTGTGTCTGCAGCAGCTTCAACATCTTGACACTCTGGAGATTTTGGATTCGTACTACAGACCTGACCCGTCCGACCCGAGTTGGGTCATCTACGAGCCGAGCTCCCGTCTGCTGCAGCTGATCTCTGACCTTCAGAAACTGACCAACCACCGAGTCCGAGTCATCACCAGCTCACACAGAGACACGCTCTCCTGCCACTGTGTCTGACCAATCAGAAACTGTTTGCCCTGCTGTGAGGGCGGGGTCAGTTCTCAGGAGAGCACTGAAACACAGATCCAAAGATTTTATCAAACATGTTATCAAATGTTTGTCAGTGTGAAgtttataaatatttaaattatattattgaaCTAAATGTGCCAGCTGCATCACTGCTGCATTATGGGTAAAGTTTCTCAATATTAGCATATGAATGTTTGCAGGTGAAGGGACTTTTCATTACTTACGAGAGGGGAgaggtggtgcaaaaaggaGGAGGCatatcaaataattttttaagcacttgttttttattttggcttaggggaggggcacacgaatttaaatgttttattttatctttattttactgcagattTTTGAAGAAAAAGTGCCTTTGAAGGCTTTAAAAATCACTAAATTACACAATTTATCAGTCAGAAACTGTATAAACAGAAGTTATccttggattttcaaattttagATGGTCCTTGAATGTATTTTATGGGATGAGCGCTTACGTCTGAAAAAAAGCATAACCACATttgagcttaaaatagtgatatttaatcaaaatcactttattttacatCTGATTTAAAATTTGTctgaaaactgagacttttttcaactccagtaTTTCATCTTTTTACTTTTCAGTTCTTCAGGAAGGGTGAAAATAAATAGTGATGTTTAGTCAAATTCACTTATTCTTCATGTCTTAATTAAAATtaggccaaaaataaactgtttgtacaAATAAACCAGCATACacaacaagagtgaaaaactaGGCTTTTTTCGACTTCAGGATTTTGTCTTCAAGATTTAACTTTCAAACACTGAAAcgtaatttttaaaaatctaataactaattcATGGTGGAGAGAGGgttgtgcattttctgccagtcactcagggaggctcaaggaaaaatatttgtagctttagGCCAaagcaaagcactccagacgtccctctctccagcacactttccagctcctcctgggggaggttcccaggccagatgagatatgtaatccctccagtgtgttctgggtctgccccgggggcctcctaccagtgggatgtgcctgaACAGccctaacaggaggcgcccaggaggatcataatcagatgcccaaaccacctcaactgacccttttcgaagtgaaggagcagcagctctactccgagctccctctggatgaccaagctcctcaccctatctctaaggctgagcccagacaccccacggtcACTAAccagagctcatgaccgtaggtgagggttgggacgtagatggaccagtaaatagAAAgttttgccttctggctcagctccctcttcaccatgacggtaCAGCGcagtgcccacatcactgcagatgctgccaaatcactgatccatctcacactccattctaccctcactcatgaatcGGACTCTGAGATACTTACTCctttgcttggggcagtaactccgTCCCCAGCCACCCCCCTCTGATAAATTCTCATAATTTTATCCTTTTCAACATTTGcatgagttatggccaaaaatctgttttgtgACACCACAGTGGCCTCCGCTGAGtgcaagtggatgtttgtgccaaatttgaagaaattccttgaAGGCGTTCTTAAAATACcaagttcacaagaatgagacgcaTGTATGTACAGAccaacaacccaaaaacatgccTCTGGTCTAGGTGGTTGCTGGCGCAGTCATTACAAGGATTTATTGATGTCtttttagtggatcataacacaTCAGCTATTATTAATCTGCAGACGCTACAGTTCAAAATGAGAGCAAACTTCTCTATGAATGTCAGCTTTAGAGTCATGATGAAGGCCAACGTGTCTGCAACAGATGTTAAGACTTGTTGTTTTAGCCGAGCTGAATTCTGGACAACTGACGGCCCCTAGCAGccagttaagaggagtgaggggtCAGCAGTCAGTAGCCCTTCCatcacagaaccaaacaacagcagcatcatgctgctccagtgtgtgattctCGGCAGCAACACAACATCaccctctagtgtgacatattaCATATGTATCAGCAGCACTTTACAATCACGTCAGTAACAATCATGAACTgtctgttatatggcagctgattttgtcctctgctcagaggctaaggagctcctggacctcattgttttcccaatttgaaacattttcagccatcgttcttcttcgagttagctgctaactgctattttTTAAGTCCCCTGCGGTGGGTCCCGAACATTACacgtcatcaaaacatcacacccatgACCCTGTGCTGCCGGCTGTccgtttatacagacattgtgTCGGCACTGTTGCTACCTCCGATACCATCTTAAGGCGAGACATCTCTGTCACCCCATTTCACAAGATTCACAGTACATTTTATACTGAACAACGCAGCAGCATAATGGCGCGAAGTAACAAGGTTATACAGCAAAGGTTTTTGTGAATCACCAATACCACAAGGTCCATGAACATACACTTGTTAACGTTATTAGTGTTTTGCTGTGAGGTTATTTAATCAGCACTGTTCTGTCAAtgtttatgctgatgacaccatCTTGCACGCCATAACTACTAATCGACTAAGCCTTCAGgttatgcaggatttataccTCTGTCAAATCGACGCCGTACCTACGGCATAGGCTTTGCTTTGACTTAGAgcctacaccatagcctgacgtgcacctccccagaaatgtatcTACAGGttgcagtgacgcagacctcctgtctgtttgtaagctgaaaccatttccctcagtggaaacaaagcttttatttactttaatttcacagataataaattgtgaagacaataaagcctccacaaaaattttaagtcttgtgtgtgatttatcctgacttACACAAGAGTGAAAAAACTAGGGTTTTtcatgagcagaggaaatctctgctcatcacaaggctaatttatacaatgtaaaatgccataggcttgtgctaataaccttagcatgttgtatttgtggggaaaatgtgtccagatatagacaagtgtttgtgaatgctgcgagttatagtgaagctgatttgtgtactgtttgaaactgtctattaagccatgtttaaaataaactaaacttgacagcacttcacagaaacctccaccacCAACTAGCAttttggaagtgtaactgcagagtagtctgagtgggctgaagtttgctgcatagatcagcctctcattgggcagaacgagctccccgctgaagtcccgccctaccacctctaGTTGTCATAGTCGACaaacgtcctttactaacttttgtggtgtttgatcttgcggggatgtagccatttttctgccatggttcgcgtcctgtaggcgatatttttgtgggcgtgttacaccaaaacctgtttccccccgacaatatttttgcaagcgcaccgttgctgtggcaccgccaagaacgattgtgattggttgaaagaaataaaaaagccaggcgttttttcctccaatcttaaagtgagagtcggtgCAGCCAGAcctcttttcttgagaaaggtctggtaaGCGAGactaactgcagagtgacacagacacaccaccgcactgCTCAAGTCCCCAAAGATACCCCTGCTCTAAATGATTCAGATTCAAAGATACTTTGACACTTTGGATTATTTAACTGGACTTATACCTCACAGAATGATTCTGAAGACGctacaaatacagaaaacaaagacttttattttggaaattACAAACAGACTTCTGTTCAGGTATTtacagctgaaaacaaaaaacaaaaaaacaataaaatttatataaaaaacaaaatcgtcctcttttctttctgcgTTCATGCAGTCCATTATTGTAAAACTCCCAGAATGCTTTGCATTCAGACAGGTGAGAGAATGGGCGGAGTCTCAGTGTCTGTTCACCTGCTGATCCAACGACATCACTCTGACGCATCGTcatctttctgtttctttttcttcttcttctttttggcaCTTTCAACAACCTAAAGACAGAAGtggaatatttaatttatacatttcagcttatttaaattcaattattaaatgtaacatttatctctgtttattgtattttacaGGCTGGAAACTGATCCATTAAGAGCTTAAACCAAAATCTAAAAGTCTGATTTCCAACAAGttcaaactgatttttttctatCGTCATTTCAAAAATCAAACTCACCTCTGTGTCAGGCTCCGCCACTGCTTCGTCAGCCCCcgcttcttcctcctccagctttatcctcttctctttctttttcttcttcttctctttcttcacGTCCTCTGCAGAGGGCGTGCTGGGCGTCGCAGCGACTTCACCGTCACTTTCTGTcgcctccctcttcctctgtaGAACACAAAAGGTCAAAGATTCATCAGAAAAGGACATCAGGTGggtctgctctgattggacCAGAGGTGGCCACTGTCACAACACCACAAGGATCAGGGTCATGTGACATCAATACAGACGTCACAGGTGATTTTGATATTGAGTGACTTTTACAGACCGGTAAAAGTTTGTGATGACCAGATTCTGATCATTAAATATTGATCTTAAGTCAAATTAATGCCATGAGAGCCCAGTATTAAAATAACACATATCTACACTACTGTACATACACCtgctccgctgtgtgtacacCACACACCTGTGTACATAGAACATAGTGTATATATCCACTGAGCTTACCTTTGCTGGAGTTTCAGATGGCTCCTCTGTCACCTTGGAGATGCtgtcaatcaaaacaaaaacaggttgTAATAAACAAGGTTAATTTTTTATCTCAACATTTAAACAACCTGCACAGCAGTGTGACGTCACCActgtcagtgtgacatcacagctgTCAGGTCagtctgatgacatcactgttcTCAGGTGAGCTGCAGCTCAGCAAACAGCAGACTAATGGAGCTCACAGCTGAGAGTTTGTCTAGCAGACTGACTCCCTCAGAGAGCACGTCAGCTCGGTAAGGGATAACTGTCTGCACGTTACCTGAAGTCACCACTGACATCTTTGTATCTGCCCCGCCCCCCTCAGGTAAGACGTACCTGTAGTCGACGTATTCGGTTTTCCAGTCGTTGGGCGTGCTGCCGTTTGGTTTCCCGTGTTTGTCGAGGAGTCCTTTCTGaatcatcatcttcttctgaCTCGCctgataaaacaaaaattaaatatttaaataacctttattaTCTAAGACAGTTGACAGTCGATGGGAGGAAATCTGACGACGTACCTTCGGTCCCAGACCCCACTTCCGAGGATATGTGTCTCTCTCCATGATCACCCTCTTGATCTTCGCCACGACGCCGTGATCACACGTGGATATCACAGCCGTGGTCATCAGAGCGACACCTGGAGGAGAACAGCCTCGTTAATACTCATTTCCATCTGTGACTcattgatgatgtcattaaCGTGTGAAGCCATCAGTCAAGGGTGATAGATAGCAGGTCATCACGGCCCGAAGGCTGCGGCATCTACTTAACTCATCATGTGGCTCCACCTCAAACACCTgtacgcacacagacacacacaacacctGTCTCACCTGTACAGATGGCCTCGCCCTTTGTCGTTATGACGACGATATCCTGGTTCATCTCGATGCCGTCTTCGTACCTGAGGACACCTGGCAGCATGATCTTTGCACCGTAACAGATGGCGTTCACCTAAAGAGAGGACGATAGTGCGTTTCGTCAGAAATTCTTATGTTTCATGTATCAGATTAACCCTTCTAAGACAGCCCgaaaaagtgatgtcgctccatgCTTCAGACGCCTTTATCAAGTTTTACATAAGGATATGTCGTTATGGTATGTTGTATAATGATGAAGACTCACAGCGCTGTCCTTCATCACCAGCCGTTTGTGAGA includes:
- the LOC126400662 gene encoding uncharacterized protein LOC126400662 gives rise to the protein MMSVLQLPAELWLQVFSFLSWRDKLSIRCTCSHFKHLLDKSRPLWRGFTVVLRQFSRYNRPFWRSLAQRHVDSVSVRSGKRKHLKQLATWLPALEALRLDDWQEGGVDDLKLFHRLQYLSVTSCSMPLKSMDFLFPLSHHLLQLRLCNVQLTCNASHLLTAISQLTRLTSLQLHHDGSLRVPKPSSVLTHLTELKHLSWTMITYKMLSHDFFSPAHLTDGGGALQLSDLQLLNYDAVVTQEVLQPLSRLRSLSVFHLYSVPGPTCHLQTWLTSLPQLRSLSVHGGHPLAAYADFLPSSLLSLTLCVDLQPEDLQVVSQRAPHLEHLHLEPWSSSASLVRLLPQLFPQLRTLRIRHHHLSDSDFLCLQQLQHLDTLEILDSYYRPDPSDPSWVIYEPSSRLLQLISDLQKLTNHRVRVITSSHRDTLSCHCV